One Mixta gaviniae genomic window carries:
- a CDS encoding glutamine amidotransferase-related protein, which produces MANILLLDNIDSFTYNLVDQLRTFGHRVVVYRNTVAADTLTERLQQMENPVLMLSPGPGAPADAGCMPELLRRLRGRLPIIGICLGHQAIIEAYGGRVGQAGEILHGKASAITHDEQQMFAGLSNPLPVARYHSLVGSDTPDELVVNATFNDMVMAVRHDADRVCGFQFHPESILTTQGARLLEQTLAWALA; this is translated from the coding sequence ATGGCCAATATCCTGCTGCTCGATAATATCGATTCCTTTACCTACAACCTGGTCGATCAGCTGCGCACCTTTGGTCATCGCGTGGTGGTCTACCGCAACACCGTGGCGGCCGATACGCTGACTGAACGGCTGCAGCAGATGGAAAATCCGGTGCTGATGCTGTCGCCCGGGCCCGGCGCACCGGCGGACGCAGGCTGTATGCCTGAACTGCTGCGCCGGCTGCGCGGCCGCCTGCCGATTATCGGCATCTGCCTCGGGCATCAGGCGATTATCGAAGCCTACGGCGGCCGCGTCGGCCAGGCGGGCGAGATCCTGCACGGCAAAGCCTCAGCGATTACCCATGACGAACAGCAGATGTTCGCCGGGTTAAGCAATCCGCTGCCGGTGGCGCGCTATCACTCGCTGGTAGGCAGTGATACGCCCGATGAGCTGGTGGTAAACGCCACCTTCAACGACATGGTGATGGCGGTGCGGCACGACGCCGACCGGGTGTGCGGCTTTCAGTTCCATCCGGAATCTATTCTGACCACGCAGGGCGCGCGCCTGCTGGAACAAACCCTGGCCTGGGCGCTGGCATAA
- the trpD gene encoding anthranilate phosphoribosyltransferase — MHHILEKLYQAQTLTQAESHQLFTAIITGQLEPTQLAAALVAMKVRGERPEEIAGAASALLADARPFPRPGYAFADIVGTGGDGSNSINISTASAFVAATCGLKVAKHGNRSVSSKSGSSDLLAAFGISLDLPAEQARQALDDLNVCFLFAPQYHTGFRHAMPVRQQLKTRTLFNVLGPLINPARPPLAVIGVYSPELVLPIAETLRVLGYQRAAVVHGGGMDEIAVHSATQVAELRDGDITCYQLTPEDFGLPYHSKESLAGGTPEENRDILAQLLQGKGERAHQHAVAVNVAMLLKIFGNEDLRDNAQRALSAINSGQAYERVVALAARG; from the coding sequence ATGCACCATATTCTGGAGAAGTTATATCAGGCGCAGACCCTGACGCAGGCGGAAAGCCATCAGCTGTTTACCGCGATCATCACCGGTCAGCTGGAGCCGACGCAGCTGGCGGCGGCGCTGGTAGCGATGAAAGTGCGCGGCGAGCGCCCGGAAGAGATCGCCGGCGCCGCCTCGGCGCTGCTGGCCGACGCGCGCCCTTTCCCGCGACCTGGCTACGCCTTTGCCGATATCGTCGGTACCGGCGGCGACGGCAGCAACAGCATCAATATTTCCACCGCCAGCGCCTTTGTCGCCGCGACCTGCGGGCTGAAAGTGGCGAAGCACGGCAACCGCAGCGTCTCCAGCAAGTCCGGATCTTCCGATCTGCTGGCGGCTTTCGGCATCAGCCTCGACCTGCCGGCCGAGCAGGCGCGTCAGGCGCTGGACGATCTTAACGTCTGCTTCCTGTTCGCGCCGCAGTATCACACCGGTTTCCGCCATGCGATGCCGGTGCGCCAGCAGCTGAAAACCCGCACGCTGTTTAATGTGCTGGGCCCGCTAATCAATCCGGCGCGTCCGCCGCTGGCAGTGATCGGCGTCTACAGCCCGGAACTGGTGCTGCCGATTGCCGAAACGCTACGCGTATTGGGGTATCAGCGCGCGGCGGTGGTCCATGGCGGCGGCATGGATGAGATCGCGGTTCACAGCGCCACCCAGGTGGCGGAGCTGCGCGACGGCGATATCACCTGCTACCAGCTGACGCCGGAAGATTTCGGCCTACCGTATCACAGCAAGGAATCGCTGGCGGGCGGCACGCCGGAAGAAAACCGTGACATTCTGGCGCAATTGCTCCAGGGTAAAGGCGAACGCGCGCACCAGCATGCGGTGGCGGTCAATGTGGCTATGCTATTGAAAATATTCGGCAATGAAGATTTACGCGACAATGCCCAGCGGGCGCTGAGCGCCATCAACAGCGGTCAGGCTTACGAGCGCGTGGTCGCGTTAGCAGCAAGAGGCTAA
- the trpCF gene encoding bifunctional indole-3-glycerol-phosphate synthase TrpC/phosphoribosylanthranilate isomerase TrpF produces the protein MQETVLNHIVRDKALWIEERKQRQPLSSFQQQLTPSSRSFYHALQGARTAFILECKKASPSKGVIREDFDPVAIAEIYKDYASAVSVLTDEKYFQGSFDFLPLVSAAITQPVLCKDFIIDPWQIYLARYYQADAILLMLSVLDDEQYRQLAAVAHSLEMGVLTEISNEAELTRALALGAKVVGINNRDLRDLSVDLNRTRQLAPRLGHGVTVISESGINSYAQVRELSHFANGFLIGSALMGEEDLHLAVRRVLLGENKVCGLTKPEDAQAAWQAGAVYGGLIFAAGSPRQLTLAAAQPIAAATPLRYVGVFRDAPLGDVVTYAEALSLHAVQLHGQEDQAYIDALRTRLSQRTAIWKALSVGSALPARTLQHVTRYVFDNGAGGSGHAFDWSLLTGETLDNVLLAGGLGADNCVSAAQAGCAGLDFNSGVESAPGVKDAEKIAAVFQTLRAY, from the coding sequence ATGCAGGAAACCGTACTGAATCATATCGTCAGAGATAAAGCGCTGTGGATTGAAGAGCGCAAGCAGAGGCAGCCGCTCTCCTCATTTCAGCAGCAGCTAACCCCCTCTTCGCGCAGCTTTTACCATGCGCTGCAGGGTGCGCGCACCGCCTTTATTCTGGAGTGCAAAAAGGCTTCGCCGTCCAAAGGGGTGATTCGCGAAGATTTTGATCCGGTCGCCATCGCGGAAATCTATAAAGATTACGCATCGGCGGTATCGGTGCTGACCGACGAAAAATATTTCCAGGGCAGCTTTGATTTCCTGCCGCTGGTCAGCGCGGCGATTACCCAGCCGGTGCTGTGCAAAGATTTTATTATCGATCCGTGGCAGATCTACCTGGCGCGCTACTATCAGGCCGACGCCATCCTGCTGATGCTTTCGGTGCTGGATGATGAACAGTACCGCCAGCTGGCCGCCGTGGCGCACAGCCTGGAGATGGGCGTGCTGACCGAGATCAGCAACGAAGCGGAGCTGACGCGCGCGCTGGCGCTGGGTGCAAAGGTGGTCGGCATCAATAACCGCGACCTGCGCGACCTGTCCGTCGATCTGAACCGCACCCGTCAGCTGGCGCCGCGTCTCGGCCACGGCGTGACGGTGATCAGCGAATCGGGCATCAATAGCTATGCGCAGGTGCGCGAGCTGAGTCACTTCGCCAACGGCTTCCTGATCGGCTCGGCGCTGATGGGCGAAGAGGATCTGCATCTGGCGGTACGCCGCGTGCTGCTTGGTGAAAACAAGGTGTGCGGCCTGACGAAGCCGGAGGATGCACAGGCGGCCTGGCAGGCGGGCGCGGTCTACGGCGGATTGATTTTTGCCGCAGGCTCGCCGCGTCAGCTGACGCTTGCCGCCGCGCAGCCGATTGCTGCTGCGACGCCGCTGCGCTACGTCGGCGTATTCCGCGACGCGCCGTTAGGTGACGTTGTCACTTATGCTGAAGCGTTGTCGCTGCATGCGGTACAGCTGCATGGCCAGGAGGATCAGGCGTACATTGACGCCCTGCGCACTCGCCTGTCGCAGCGCACGGCGATCTGGAAAGCGCTGAGCGTGGGCAGCGCCCTGCCGGCGCGCACTCTGCAGCACGTGACGCGCTATGTGTTTGATAATGGCGCGGGCGGCTCCGGCCACGCCTTCGACTGGTCGCTGTTGACAGGCGAGACGCTGGACAACGTGCTGCTGGCGGGTGGGCTGGGCGCCGACAACTGCGTCAGCGCCGCTCAGGCGGGCTGCGCCGGGCTTGATTTTAATTCCGGCGTGGAAAGCGCGCCGGGCGTCAAGGACGCAGAGAAGATCGCCGCAGTGTTTCAGACGCTGCGCGCTTACTGA